A single window of Bactrocera tryoni isolate S06 unplaced genomic scaffold, CSIRO_BtryS06_freeze2 scaffold_33, whole genome shotgun sequence DNA harbors:
- the LOC120781135 gene encoding protein piccolo has protein sequence MASSMIAAAAVAASTSASSAATGEMKREEEEDDGCNEEGEEEAFNTTLRSCANDPDFAVICAFLQKFAKDLGIPLPNFKHLQEWLTNTDEVIDQLRDLHIKLLRKTRKTVHEKSWESALSKFCFSYSAQDAWEVERFGYKKSSLKVKLRIFRELLESQFQRNGKFRAQILTMSADSLRSQPIGRDRLGHTYYFTQDSDGNLRVYQEHLDEEIWQVVATTREELVNLISRLRGNEVVLPSTDIGVDEDTSSSNSCTAQVEKPPPPEEQDDSQEEEARIPNLRIKLSNNGKLAVSSPNTTTQITSQAAKRCLDDVEKSSPRSEELNIIKKARPSLLDVNRAKKPSRYENTISEEEEEGEEGDEDEDDVDEEELSIEEEDIDSAAAEEDENEEKEIEDSDGDSDEELNDVGEAIEEPTLIVSGEGAGEDCEGVYTNKQFSLNTIFFGDYDEVCEVPYTDPIVGEVVEEATFYVHGEGTGAECLVGNGKNDVETAAATTTTTTPTTPTKTNEPKATFFFGEPGCLKLSPMKQQQAKDEGNNMDGDDGGNSQVVDKASEIFKNATNEKDEECVEAEKDAEKKLKETSDLVLAKEKSEQANNIDLKKEGDLDLKKEGALDIKKEKDLDSKNEGEISSKDKEAHENKDLEEKVTANGGDVESGTNPVEKDKSGELKNCAKIFEEEVNERKENVTNNDDSKSSDESVEKLSVSKGEHTENSLNDNKAEDQNKADTENGVEAAGKQQTLEENNLTEKPDVNRDVKVKPSEELIQSETTITTSVNEPKAPEILSNDEDNDIILPKSTKTAQDIEIEKTEENPVTEQVDTKVNANTELTIENKSCKPKETFEIEPIKIEKPPHELLAEPVTKSNEHTEEKTLPIINNSSESSKTDLKNVKPSTLTVTQSVSNEVTNAVSVTNIVSVTNTCASTTAAATPPTIINRKRRLEDMPAPATHRLSTSESEVDIHSEQPEELATEDDLDPADVGGKRIKMRPKITNADLRKKVEAQKGRVEETTSSSGEEEARRRRKIITPRRQIERCVKNLKVAQEAAAKRECSQAQAAKQTETTISATEEKTVALNLTSPTTTLAFPPAFPAVATTVLPLVSAAKPLVPSMSSPAPTLPLTPVHATPTTTTGRQKPTLAEIIEKKLKKSSEKAAPTPPTVKVETLHTTKAATTIVVTATTTNANDADSPLATFSPPKKSPITKPLKKNLLTQLRQEESDEDSIPRKRTISDAGATAAAIETAANKLETHSSEDKDPTPERKTLERKTPERKTPERKVNESLFAERASVPRKTPDRKTPERQRKRRSSEEVKVTGAKESESNKEMKYETLVEHETKTTEVVVKKEKSPSPVAEVTTFGRRSSRRSAATVIYAELPQPKRTRGGAKATTPVATPKKTNIKEDKKSESKETVKAVAEPVTAEDAKKDTAMENIITETITTTTSKETAKKAAASTPTAKESSKESKAKAKPKPKASKATKKDAKKETANSVHEEPKSKPEKKLATTNASSVKNASTPATSTTATLEKAEKTPLVKSTPTPSPTKITTPEKNATESTPAGARGRGPRKQREVDATNIIDTIDSETPVRQSRRIAQQKIREEAERRKLEEIALRTMKQELKKKKKAEKQTDPTVVEPSEPSSSEESEVELKKKAKKKCPGKDGWSSGSEEQEEPEEEDEPPQYSDPGSPLFRSDHEFSPESDLEDETQVVPMKRARTARKEDAEEGEDGDEEACQKCGKSDHPEWILLCDNCDKGYHCSCLSPVLFYIPEGDWYCPPCQQEQLIAALEKQLNDFDEFVELKRLQEVENKRLAAEAERAEQERLENEKQQQKELKERKKQKKKSKRRGENGKEGEDDEDESGSSGSSDDGKSDERNKKRSASDDDSDDDKPLVKKGTSSRKSRTENYRDSHKRRRGDGRSRRRAAARGIASRRRQRNDSDSGTGSGSHRSGSDSGGSRSGTGSSSSSSLTDSDDEPIYKLRKRRQINVSYRLNEYDDLINSALKKEMDELAGAGNLGRGKDISTIMEADKEEKARQRQLEKDETTVKDEKDAIKTEEQDTENENEKDKEKETKEDGKTKSDDGDDSDEVLKRKAKPKGSIKKKPRKLTTLDISSEEDNASDEDFKTSSFDDDEEEDTSISVSTDSDSSLEVFRRRGKKNKKQRKAARRAIRERRKDRRFVVDESDDDEEEEDRPKSKKKKSDDWDCSESETDSEASENLEDVDSADLCDDTTSESDGAWYPSKRKKQRKGNSSNVARKSPKLKKQPVKKVKRVEYSDDDISESEEEEEEDDDDITGGKGSGKQPRSQPLKSSNSSKGKGKGKGKGKTTASKKKKKQSENEDSFSDSEDSTRRTRGRRYAYLEDFDDESSDGGIKPGVKRPDTPPEERQKFIQRQEEIKRMLAEKNAEGAKLAATPRLTPIKADGEKDKRSPAKLSDSLSTVPLSVIRQAKALDAEYLQRKGESVGDSDNVDEVDEFDDADLPDDFPEDMDEDTIARMVEEEEELSAAAAARDLPPADEVLRTPTKQTNKSKETPAVSTAPPAVAPTPPANLPSNTSSVVVTNTPGGLEKTSLINPALAALAQMPGASSAAGAHHMSSSPLASGLQEPMRKRLPMPTLHPPLLRHQFPPHGTNMPLAHLLQRHPSAQPPTHLLQSALNAPLGQPLNRSSFPPQHLPRLPAGMTVEQMLAAQHLMSAAAARHNLPPTTQPLPGASATREALLATSGSAGSGPPAGGASASSVPPSAPTAGVNKAETEPKPRGRRKKITPLRDTLQKQQTAAAVTAATTQSDKASESPASNGAGGSVIKSALSASANAPPPQLYKQQEGPNVSGAPTVSQASVITRMPQLPAAAAHASVVRAMSNLYPGADVARFFAPPTSLAAVTGARPPPSMSRHRDGPGMPGLPPHGMRQSYGPPPPLRGSVSSLANHGPPPQGSAGERPTYPAPGDHHVPGGMGASMYGGPPPPARHSTSHLNPYRPPIYGNPSFVPRGPHVPNLRVPVSGAPEFASGPRAYSPYGYYPPPPPLTTPHGPPMQRPPTSTPAPTSRGGGGPPPTTAATISAPPVPPTIVSAASAITTTPIATTKPSVPASAITTTIAKPSSVIVAAPPSSASANLNKSNIVQKSPSRPTPTIIQAPTSTPIQPTTTTPQTTTPVAIPTRAIVTEAAVSAPIATIVNSKGPIVTATVTAAAAPAVVSEPQAPPRKKLTTLETYAVAHTKSPLVIAGESSGSRSSPGGIQAEAADDSSSAQGTTTAAVVADSGEGQASEFSGLVSYFSSQHDDYNT, from the exons ATGGCGTCGTCGATGATAGCTGCAGCAGCAGTTGCGGCGTCGACATCGGCGTCATCAGCTGCAACGGGCGAAATgaaaagagaagaagaagaagacgatGGTTGCAACGAAGAGGGAGAAGAGGAAGCGTTTAATACCACACTACGTTCCTGTGCCAATGATCCAGATTTTGCGGTAATATGTGCATTCCTGCAAAAGTTCGCCAAGGATTTGGGCATACCGTTACCCAATTTCAAGCATTTGCAAGAGTGGCTTACAAATACAGATGAAG tcatCGATCAATTGCGTGATCTACACATAAAACTTTTGCGTAAAACGCGCAAAACCGTGCACGAGAAAAGTTGGGAATCAGCGCTAAGTAAGTTTTGTTTCTCATATTCCGCGCAGGATGCATGGGAGGTAGAACGTTTTGGCTACAAAAAGTCAAGTTTAAAAGTAAAACTAAGAATTTTCAGG GAATTGCTTGAAAGTCAATTTCAACGCAATGGCAAGTTTCGTGCTCAAATACTTACAATGAGTGCAGATTCCTTACGTTCGCAACCGATAGGGCGTGATCGTCTTGGACACACTTACTATTTTACACAAGATTCTGATGGCAATTTGCGCGTATATCAGGAACATCTAGACGAGGAAATTTGGCAAGTGGTCGCTACGACACGTGAAGAATTAGTTAATCTCATATCACGACTGCGTGGCAATGAAGTGGTGTTGCCCTCTACAGATATTGGAGTTGATGAAGACACCAGTAGTAGTAACAGTTGCACAGCTCAAGTGGAAAAACCACCGCCGCCAGAGGAACAAGATGACTCACAGGAGGAAGAAGCGCGTATACCAAATTTGCGcataaaattatcaaataacGGTAAATTAGCTGTATCGTCACCAAATACcacaactcaaataacatcgCAAGCAGCAAAACGTTGTCTGGATGATGTCGAAAAAAGTTCACCACGAAGTGAAGAATTAAATATCATAAAGAAAGCGCGTCCTTCACTTTTGGACGTGAATCGCGCTAAAAAGCCCAGTCGTTATGAGAACACTATATCCGAGGAAGAGGAAGAGGGTGAGGAAGGTGATGAAGATGAGGACGACGTTGATGAAGAGGAGCTATCCATTGAAGAAGAGGATATAGACAGTGCAGCTGCCGAAGAGGATGAAAATGAGGAGAAAGAAATAGAAGACTCAGATGGTGACTCTGATGAAGAGTTGAATGATGTTGGTGAAGCCATTGAAGAACCCACCCTTATAGTAAGCGGTGAGGGTGCTGGCGAAGATTGCGAAGGGGTGTACACAAATAAGCAATTTTCTCTAAACACAATATTTTTCGGCGACTACGACGAAGTTTGCGAGGTACCATATACAGATCCAATCGTGGGAGAAGTGGTTGAAGAAGCAACGTTTTACGTACACGGTGAAGGAACTGGTGCTGAGTGCTTAGTTGGTAATGGCAAAAATGATGTTGagactgcagcagcaacaacaacaacaaccacaccgACGACACCCACAAAAACAAACGAACCGAAGGCAACATTTTTCTTTGGTGAACCTGGTTGCCTTAAACTCAGTCCGATGAAACAGCAACAAGCAAAAGATGAAGGAAATAATATGGATGGTGATGATGGTGGAAATTCACAGGTTGTTGACAAAgcaagtgaaatatttaaaaatgcgaCGAATgagaaagatgaagaatgtGTTGAAGCTGAAAAAGAcgccgaaaaaaaattaaaagaaacaagtgaTCTTGTTCttgcaaaagaaaaaagtgaacaAGCAAATAATATAGATTTAAAGAAAGAAGGGGATCTAGATTTAAAGAAAGAAGGGGCTCTAGATATAAAGAAAGAAAAGGATCTAGATTCAAAAAATGAAGGGGAAATTAGTTCCAAGGACAAGGAAGCGCATGAAAACAAAGATTTAGAGGAAAAAGTGACTGCTAACGGTGGCGATGTTGAAAGTGGTACCAATCCTGTAGAAAAAGATAAAAGTGGAGAACTGAAAAATTGtgctaaaatttttgaagaagaagTGAACGAACGGAAAGAAAATGTGACGAATAATGATGATTCAAAAAGTAGTGACGAGTCAGTAGAAAAGCTGTCAGTTAGTAAAGGCGAGCATACTGAAAATAGTTTAAACGATAATAAAGCTGAGGATCAAAATAAAGCGGACACAGAAAACGGTGTTGAAGCTGCTGGGAAGCAGCAGACtttagaagaaaataatttaaccgAGAAACCGGATGTAAACAGAGACGTCAAAGTTAAACCAAGTGAAGAACTTATACAAAGTGAAACTACCATTACGACTAGTGTTAATGAGCCCAAAGCGCCTGAAATTCTTAGCAATGACGAAGATAACGATATCATACTACCAAAGTCCACAAAAACAGCGCAAGATATCGAAATTGAAAAGACAGAGGAAAATCCAGTTACCGAGCAAGTAGATACTAAAGTTAACGCTAATACTGAGTtaacaatagaaaataagagTTGTAAACCAAAAGAAACCTTTGAAATCGAaccaataaaaattgaaaagccACCTCATGAATTACTCGCTGAGCCGGTAACAAAAAGTAACGAGCATACCGAAGAGAAAACCTtgccaataataaataatagcagCGAAAGCTCAAAAACtgatttgaaaaatgtcaaacCTAGCACATTAACCGTTACACAATCAGTAAGCAATGAGGTCACTAATGCCGTGTCGGTCACGAATATCGTCTCGGTCACTAACACTTGTGCCAGCACAACCGCCGCCGCTACACCGCCTACTATCATCAATCGCAAACGACGACTTGAGGATATGCCAGCACCTGCGACACACCGTTTATCGACATCAGAGAGTGAGGTGGATATACATTCAGAGCAACCGGAAGAACTTGCTACCGAAGATGATCTCGATCCAGCAGATGTAGGTGGTAAGCGCATAAAAATGCGTCCAAAAATAACAAACGCCGATCTGCGCAAAAAGGTGGAGGCACAAAAAGGACGTGTTGAGGAGACAACCTCTTCGAGTGGTGAAGAGGAAGCGCGTCGTAGGCGTAAAATCATAACGCCACGCCGGCAAATTGAACGCTGTGTGAAAAATCTGAAAGTAGCACAAGAAGCGGCCGCTAAGCGTGAGTGTAGTCAAGCGCAAGCAGCAAAGCAGACAGAAACTACCATTTCGGCGACTGAAGAGAAGACTGTGGCGCTGAACTTGACAAGTCCAACAACAACTTTAGCATTTCCGCCAGCTTTTCCCGCTGTTGCAACGACAGTTTTACCTTTGGTAAGCGCAGCAAAACCGTTGGTACCATCAATGTCATCACCAGCGCCAACATTACCGCTAACACCGGTGCATGCAACACCAACAACCACAACGGGCCGACAGAAGCCGACGCTTGCCGAAATCATTgagaagaaattgaaaaagtcTAGTGAAAAAGCGGCACCAACACCGCCCACAGTAAAGGTGGAGACACTACATACAACAAAAGCCGCGACAACAATAGTCGTTACAGCAACAACGACCAATGCTAACGATGCGGATTCGCCGCTTGCCACATTTTCGCCACCTAAAAAGTCGCCAATCACCAAACCGTTAAAAAAGAATTTACTCACACAACTACGACAGGAGGAGAGTGATGAGGACTCCATACCGCGCAAGCGGACCATTAGCGATGCAGGGGCAACTGCAGCCGCCATAGAAACGGCGGCAAACAAGTTGGAAACACATAGCAGTGAGGATAAAGATCCGACACCAGAACGTAAGACGCTGGAACGCAAGACGCCCGAACGGAAGACACCTGAACGCAAAGTAAACGAATCCCTATTCGCCGAACGGGCAAGCGTGCCACGTAAAACGCCAGATCGTAAGACACCGGAGCGTCAACGTAAGCGCCGCAGTAGCGAGGAAGTGAAGGTGACCGGAGCGAAAGAGTCGGAGAGTAACAAGGAAATGAAATATGAAACGTTGGTGGAGCATGAAACTAAAACCACGGAGGTCGTGgtgaagaaagaaaaaagtccTTCACCTGTTGCAGAGGTTACCACTTTTGGGCGTCGCTCAAGTAGACGCAGCGCTGCGACGGTCATTTATGCCGAGTTACCGCAACCGAAACGTACTCGAGGTGGTGCGAAGGCAACAACTCCTGTCGCAACACCCAAAAAGACGAACATAAAAGAAGATAAGAAAAGTGAGTCAAAAGAGACGGTCAAGGCTGTGGCGGAGCCTGTTACCGCGGAGGATGCCAAAAAGGATACTGCTATGGAAAATATAATCACggaaacaattacaacaacaacttcgaAGGAGACAGCTAAGAAAGCAGCTGCTAGCACACCAACAGCCAAGGAAAGTAGTAAGGAATCTAAAGCAAAAGCTAAGCCAAAGCCGAAAGCTTCAAAAGCTACAAAGAAGGATGCTAAAAAGGAGACAGCAAACAGTGTTCATGAAGag CCGAAGTCCAAGCCGGAAAAGAAACTCGCTACAACTAATGCATCAAGTGTGAAGAACGCCAGCACGCCTGCAACTTCAACTACAGCCACGCTGGAAAAAGCAGAGAAAACGCCGTTAGTAAAGTCCACACCCACCCCTTCACCTACCAAAATTACAACGCCAGAAAAGAACGCGACTGAAAGCACGCCGGCCGGTGCTCGTGGACGTGGGCCACGCAAGCAACGTGAAGTGGATGCCACTAATATTATTGATACTATCGATTCCGAAACGCCGGTGCGTCAATCGCGGCGCATTGCACAGCAGAAAATACGTGAGGAGGCTGAACGGCGCAAACTCGAAGAGATAGCGCTACGTACCATGAAGCAGGaactgaagaagaagaaaaaggctGAAAAACAGACAGATCCGACTGTGGTAGAACCCTCGGAACCATCCTCGTCCGAAGAAAGCGAGGTGGAGTTgaagaaaaaagcgaaaaagaaaTGCCCCGGCAAAGATGGTTGGTCATCGGGTTCGGAGGAACAAGAAGAACCGGAGGAAGAAGATGAACCCCCACAGTATAGCGATCCAGGTTCACCGCTCTTCCGTTCAGATCACGAATTCTCACCGGAATCCGATTTGGAAGACGAAACGCAAGTGGTACCCATGAAACGTGCGCGTACCGCGCGCAAAGAGGACGCCGAGGAGGGTGAAGATGGCGATGAGGAAGCTTGTCAAAAATGCGGTAAATCTGATCATCCCGAGTGGATACTACTGTGCGATAACTGTGACAAGGGTTATCATTGTTCTTGTCTATCGCCTGTGCTATTCTACATACCCGAAGGCGATTGGTATTGTCCGCCTTGCCAGCAAGAGCAGCTGATTGCGGCCTTGGAGAAACAGCTGAATGATTTCGATGAATTTGTTGAGCTGAAGCGTTTGCAGGAGGTGGAAAATAAACGGCTGGCCGCCGAAGCAGAACGCGCCGAGCAGGAGCGTCTTGAGAATGAGAAACAGCAGCAGAAGGAACTAAAAGAGCGTaaaaagcagaagaagaagagtaaACGACGTGGTGAAAACGGTAAGGAAGGTGAGGATGACGAAGACGAAAGTGGCAGCAGTGGCAGTTCGGATGACGGTAAAAGCGATGAGCGCAACAAAAAACGCAGCGCTAGTGATGATGATAGCGATGATGATAAACCGTTGGTGAAGAAAGGCACCAGCAGTCGTAAATCACGCACCGAAAACTATCGTGATAGTCACAAGCGACGACGTGGTGATGGGCGAAGTCGTCGGCGCGCAGCCGCACGCGGTATCGCCAGCCGACGTCGTCAACGGAATGACTCGGATAGTGGCACCGGCAGTGGCTCACATAGGTCGGGCAGCGATAGTGGTGGTTCGCGTAGCGGTACGGGTTCTTCCTCATCATCCTCGTTAACTGACAGTGATGACGAGCCGATTTACAAGTTGCGCAAGCGACGACAAATCAATGTCAGTTATCGGTTGAACGAATACGATGATCTTATCAACTCGGCGTTAAAGAAAGAAATGGATGAGTTGGCGGGTGCTGGTAATTTGGGACGCGGCAAAGACATTTCCACCATAATGGAGGCGGATAAAGAGGAAAAGGCACGTCAGCGACAATTGGAAAAGGACGAAACCACGGTTAAAGATGAGAAAGACGCGATAAAAACAGAAGAGCAGGACacagaaaatgaaaatgagaaagataaggaaaaagaaacaaaagagGATGGCAAAACGAAGTCAGACGACGGCGATGACTCAGATGAAGTGCTGAAACGTAAGGCGAAGCCGAAGGGTTCTATCAAaaagaagccacgcaaattgaCTACCTTGGATATTAGCTCCGAGGAGGACAATGCATCTGATGAAGATTTTAAAACCTCTTCATTTGACGAtgatgaagaagaagatacTTCCATTTCCGTTTCGACCGATAGTGATTCGAGCTTAGAGGTATTTCGACGACGtggcaagaaaaataaaaagcaacgtAAAGCCGCGAGACGTGCAATTCGTGAGCGTCGCAAAGATCGACGCTTCGTGGTAGACGAGAGTGATGATGACGAAGAGGAGGAAGATCGGCCGAAgtcgaaaaagaagaaaagcgATGATTGGGACTGCTCTGAGTCGGAGACGGACTCGGAGGCTTCCGAAAATCTCGAAGATGTTGATAGCGCTGACTTGTGCGACGATACGACGAGCGAATCTGACGGCGCCTGGTATCCGTCGAAACGTAAGAAGCAACGTAAAGGCAACAGCTCAAATGTCGCACGCAAGTCACCGAAACTTAAGAAGCAACCGGTCAAGAAAGTCAAGCGCGTTGAGTACTCAGACGATGATATTAGCGAAAGTGAAgaggaagaagaggaagatgatGATGACATTACCGGTGGTAAGGGTTCAGGTAAACAGCCGCGTTCGCAACCACTCAAATCCAGCAACTCTTCGAAGGGCAAAGGCAAGGGTAAAGGTAAAGGCAAGACCACAGCatcgaagaagaagaagaaacaatcTGAAAATGAGGACAGCTTTTCGGATAGTGAGGACAGCACGCGACGCACACGTGGACGTCGCTATGCATACTTGGAGGACTTCGACGATGAGAGCTCTGACGGTGGCATAAAACCAGGCGTGAAACGACCAGATACACCGCCTGAAGAGCGTCAGAAATTCATACAACGTCAAGAGGAAATCAAACGTATGTTGGCCGAAAAGAATGCTGAGGGCGCAAAACTGGCCGCCACACCGCGGCTCACGCCGATCAAAGCGGATGGCGAAAAAGACAAACGTTCACCGGCCAAGCTGAGTGATTCGTTGTCGACAGTGCCATTGTCAGTGATACGTCAAGCCAAGGCATTGGATGCGGAATATCTGCAGCGGAAGGGCGAAAGTGTCGGCGATTCGGATAATGTCGATGAGGTGGATGAGTTCGACGATGCCGATTTGCCGGACGATTTCCCCGAAGACATGGATGAGGATACCATAGCACGTATGGTGGAAGAAGAGGAGGAATTGAGCGCAGCTGCTGCAGCACGTGACCTACCGCCAGCCGACGAAGTGTTGCGCACACCGACGAAGCAAACGAACAAATCCAAAGAAACGCCAGCTGTATCAACCGCGCCGCCAGCTGTTGCGCCAACACCACCTGCCAATCTACCTAGCAATACTTCCAGTGTCGTTGTAACCAACACACCTGGCGGTCTGGAGAAGACCTCACTGATAAATCCAGCGCTCGCCGCGCTTGCACAAATGCCAGGCGCCAGCTCAGCTGCTGGAGCGCATCATATGTCGTCGTCCCCTTTGGCGTCCGGCTTACAGGAACCAATGCGCAAACGCCTACCGATGCCCACGTTGCATCCACCACTGCTACGTCATCAATTTCCACCACATGGTACGAACATGCCACTCGCACATCTGCTACAGCGTCATCCATCGGCGCAACCACCCACACATCTGCTACAGAGCGCACTGAACGCGCCGCTTGGTCAACCACTCAACCGCAGCAGTTTTCCGCCTCAGCATTTACCGCGTCTACCGGCGGGCATGACGGTGGAACAGATGTTGGCCGCCCAGCACCTTATGTCTGCTGCAGCGGCGCGCCACAATCTCCCGCCCACAACGCAACCATTGCCGGGCGCGTCTGCTACACGTGAAGCATTGCTTGCGACAAGCGGCAGCGCTGGTAGTGGTCCACCCGCTGGCGGCGCGAGTGCCAGTAGTGTGCCGCCGTCTGCGCCCACAGCCGGTGTCAATAAGGCCGAAACGGAACCTAAGCCGCGCGGTAGACGGAAAAAGATTACACCGCTGCGTGATacattgcaaaaacaacaaaccgcTGCTGCTGTTaccgcagcaacaacacaatcGGATAAAGCAAGTGAATCGCCCGCAAGTAATGGTGCCGGCGGCAGCGTCATAAAGTCAGCACTGTCTGCCTCAGCTAATGCGCCGCCGCCACAGCTGTACAAGCAACAAGAAGGCCCCAACGTCAGCGGTGCCCCTACAGTTTCACAAGCATCCGTAATTACGCGTATGCCGCAACTACCTGCAGCCGCCGCGCATGCAAGCGTCGTGCGCGCCATGAGCAATTTATATCCCGGCGCTGATG TTGCCCGCTTCTTTGCGCCGCCAACCTCGCTGGCGGCCGTGACTGGCGCTCGGCCACCGCCTTCCATGTCACGGCATCGTGATGGTCCCGGTATGCCGGGTCTGCCGCCACATGGTATGCGTCAAAGCTATGGCCCACCGCCGCCATTGCGTGGCAGCGTCTCGTCCTTGGCAAATCATGGTCCGCCGCCGCAGGGTAGTGCTGGCGAACGGCCGACTTATCCAGCGCCGGGTGATCATCATGTGCCGGGCGGCATGGGCGCCAGCATGTATGGCGGTCCGCCACCGCCAGCGCGTCATTCTACGTCACATTTAAATCCATATCG gCCTCCCATATACGGTAATCCAAGCTTTGTGCCACGTGGACCGCATGTGCCGAATCTACGTGTTCCAGTAAGTGGCGCACCGGAGTTTGCTAGTGGCCCac GCGCTTATTCACCATATGGATACTATCCACCACCTCCACCACTAACCACACCACATGGACCACCCATGCAACGACCGCCTACATCTACGCCTGCGCCTACATCACGCGGCGGCGGCGGCCCGCCACcaacaacagcggcaacaaTTTCAGCGCCACCCGTACCGCCAACAATAGTATCCGCAGCAtctgcaatcacaacaacacCAATAGCTACCACAAAACCAAGCGTGCCAGCAAGCGCAATCACAACAACTATAGCGAAGCCAAGCTCAGTCATCGTAGCAGCGCCACCATCGAGCGCTAGCGccaatttaaacaaaagtaaTATTGTACAAAAGTCACCATCAAGACCAACACCAACCATAATACAAGCGCCAACATCAACACCCatacaaccaacaacaacaacaccacaaaCTACAACACCCGTGGCAATACCAACGCGTGCAATAGTGACTGAAGCCGCTGTAAGCGCACCCATCGCCACCATAGTCAACAGCAAAGGGCCAATTGTAACGGCAACggtaacagcagcagcagcaccagcCGTTGTCAGTGAACCACAAGCGCCGCCACGCAAGAAACTCACCACACTGGAAACCTACGCGGTGGCACACACCAAATCACCACTTGTCATAGCGGGTGAGTCGTCGGGTTCACGCAGCTCACCGGGCGGCATACAAGCCGAAGCGGCTGATGACTCCTCATCAGCGCAGGGTACAACCACAGCGGCAGTTGTAGCCGACAGCGGTGAGGGGCAAGCGAGCGAATTTAGCGGGCTTGTCAGCTACTTTAGCTCACAGCACGACGACTACAACACATAA